The DNA segment CTTCAGCTACGACGAGGACAGCGAGCTGACCGGTCTCGCCGTCGTCGACGACACGACCTTCACCGTGAAGCTCAAGCAGCCGGAGTCCGACTTCCCACTGCGCCTCGGTTACTCGGCATTCTTCCCGCTGCCCGAAGTCGCCTTCGAGGACATTGACGCCTTCGGCGAGAACCCGATCGGCAATGGCCCGTACATGCTCGATGGTGAGGGCGCGTGGCAGCACAACGTGAAGATCGACCTCGTCGTGAACCCCGACTACGAGGGTGGACGCGAGGCCCAGAACGGCGGCCTCGAGATCACCTTCTACGCGAGCCAGGAAGCGGCCTACGCCGACCTGCAGAGCGGCAACCTGGATGTGCTCGACGCGGTGCCCGACAACGCACTCGCCACCTTCGAGGACGAGTTCGGCGACCGCGCCATCAACCAGCCCGCCGCCGTCTTCCAGTCCTTCACTATCCCGGAGCGTCTCGCGCACTTCGAGGGCGAAGAGGGCAAGCTGCGTCGCGCCGCCATCTCGATGGCGATCAACCGCGAAGAGATCACCGACGTGATCTTCGAGGGCTCGCGCACGCCGGCCACCGACTTCACCTCCCCGGTGATCGACGGCTACTCGGACTCGCTCGACGGAGCCGAGGTTCTCGAGTTCAACCCCGACGAGGCAGTCAAGTTGTGGGCCGAAGCCGACGCCATCTCCCCGTGGGACGGCCAGTTCTCCCTCGGGTACAACTCGGATGGCGGCCACGAGGCGTGGGTCGACGCCGTGTCGAACCAGATCAAGAACACCCTGGGAATCGACGCGGTCGGCGCACCGTACCCGACCTTCGCCGAGATCCGCACGCTCGTCACCGAGCGCACGATCCAGACCCCGTTCCGCACCGGATGGCAGGCCGACTACCCGGCCCTCGCCAACTTCCTGGGCCCGATCTACT comes from the Marisediminicola antarctica genome and includes:
- a CDS encoding peptide ABC transporter substrate-binding protein encodes the protein MRFNRIGTAIAGIGMVTALALTGCATGEAATENGAGSAVITTNGSEPQNPLIPTATNETGGGKILDNIFAGLVYYEADGSPQNDLAESIETEDAQNYTITIKSDATFTNGDPVTAKSFVDAWQYGALLSNGQLSSYFFESIEGFSYDEDSELTGLAVVDDTTFTVKLKQPESDFPLRLGYSAFFPLPEVAFEDIDAFGENPIGNGPYMLDGEGAWQHNVKIDLVVNPDYEGGREAQNGGLEITFYASQEAAYADLQSGNLDVLDAVPDNALATFEDEFGDRAINQPAAVFQSFTIPERLAHFEGEEGKLRRAAISMAINREEITDVIFEGSRTPATDFTSPVIDGYSDSLDGAEVLEFNPDEAVKLWAEADAISPWDGQFSLGYNSDGGHEAWVDAVSNQIKNTLGIDAVGAPYPTFAEIRTLVTERTIQTPFRTGWQADYPALANFLGPIYFTGAGSNDGDYSSEEFDSLYKEGLAQTDPEAGNELFQQAQTVLLTDLPAIPLWYSNVTGGYSENVDNVEFGWNSVPIYSEITKG